A region of Haliotis asinina isolate JCU_RB_2024 chromosome 7, JCU_Hal_asi_v2, whole genome shotgun sequence DNA encodes the following proteins:
- the LOC137291331 gene encoding unconventional myosin-XVB-like — MLNIQWMWKAGFSTNFSKYLLPFCVASQKGKGHKVTQKGKGHKASQKGKGHKASQKGKGHKASQKGKGHKATQKGKGHKATQKGKGHKATQKGKGHKATQKGKGHKASQKGKGHKASQKGKGHKATQKGKGHKVTQKGKGHKATQMD; from the exons ATGTTGAATATTCAGTGGATGTGGAAGGCAGGATTTTCCACTAACTTCTCAAAG TATCTCTTACCTTTCTGTGTGGCCTCACAGAAGGGTAAGGGACACAAGGTCACACAGAAGGGTAAGGGACACAAGGCCTCACAGAAGGGTAAGGGACACAAGGCCTCACAGAAGGGTAAGGGACACAAGGCCTCACAGAAGGGTAAGGGACACAAGGCCACACAGAAGGGTAAGGGACACAAGGCCACACAGAAGGGTAAGGGACACAAGGCCACACAGAAGGGTAAGGGACACAAGGCCACACAGAAGGGTAAGGGACACAAGGCCTCACAGAAGGGTAAGGGACACAAGGCCTCACAGAAGGGTAAGGGACACAAGGCCACACAGAAGGGTAAGGGACACAAGGTCACACAGAAGGGTAAGGGACACAAGGCCACACAGATGGATTAG